In Anthocerotibacter panamensis C109, the sequence GGCCGGGGTGGAGTAGAAAAGAAACTAACAGTAGGGACTCACATCCTCCCCGCACGTATCCGCCAGATAGCACAAGGCCCGGAAGCGAATCCCCGCCAACTGTTCGTAGAGGGGATTGAGCTTACACAAAGGTGGGATATGGACAATTTGACGGCCAAAAAGCACCACATCCCGCTCGAAGGGGCACTGACCGGGTATTAGCTGACAGAGGAAATGGGCGACTCGGGGATCCTTGATCTCCAGGCCATCGAGCCAATCCCGAACGGGCTGTAGGACATCGGCTTTGGGGTGAGCGGGTGGTCGCAGCGGGCTAGCAGCAGGGTGAGCCCGTTGCTCCGCCACCTCACAGGAGGTTGGGCGCAGGGTATCTAATACCGCTACCGGATAGCCCAAGGCAGTGCAAAACTGTTGAAGTAGACGGTCCTCACTAGCAGAGTAGACCCCATCAGCCAAAGCCACCATGACGGCAGTGCGCAAGAAATCTTCGGTCAAATCAGACGTACTCCCCAACTCAGTAGCCAGCTCTGCGGGTGAAACGGGTTCCAAGGGTGTGCGTAATAGGGGATGTTCTGGCAGAAGCAGGGCTTCAATGATGTCCTGTTCACTGGAATCAAAATTCCCATCAGCCCAGGCTATCGTCAATAATCCCCGTAGCCAGATTGCAATCTGACTTGCGGTGTACTGCACACTCATGACGCTATTCATAAATACTTCCCAAACGCAAACTTTTTCGGTTCACCATTTGATTTTAGGTCCAGGTTATAGGGGAATGTGTAAGCCAGGTTACAGATCCGCAGAACTTCAGAGAACCTTAACAACTACAAAATCTTCCGTGAGTTTAGAGGGATTAAATACCGCCAAAACTGCTGCTGGACTAAAGTCTAGCCACATATAACACAAATATTTATGATGTTAACTTTGATTGCAAAGAATTGATAATACGCAAGGTAAATTTGGTTTTTGCGGGGATCAAGTTGTTGGATTTATTGTTGGGCAACTAACCGGGGGTTCGGAATTATAACAGCACCTTGGCGCGCTCGGATAGCGAGCGCTGAAAAACTATTGAGGTTTATCGAAAATAGTCCAGCACTAGACCGCCAGAAAGCTATACTTTGATATAGGGGGCACATGAAATGGATCTAGGCTCACCAAGGGTTTTCACCATCTAAATTGGACATGACATCATTATTGCCCACCCGCAAGGCATCGCCGGTGCTCCTCCCTGACATGACCTAGAATATGCTTGAGGCCAAATTCACAGAAGAGCGATAACGGGAGTATCTAGCTGTCTTTGTTCAACTGCTGGCGGCCTGCCCGGACCACTTGCAGGAAACGGTCCAACTCGCCTTCGAGACGGGCGAGGACACGGTCGGCGTAGGCATCGGCTTCGGCTTGAATACTTTGGGCCTGGGCTTTGCTCTCGGTCAATAGGCGCTCGGCCTCGGCGCATGTCTTCTCGCGCAGTTCCTCGGCTTGATGCTGGTAGTTCTCCAGTTCTTTGGCGGCTTGGGTACGGATTTGGGCTGCTTGTGCCTCGACCGCCTTGGTCAGTTCGGCTTCGTCTAAGTAGCGCTCGGCTTCGCGCTCGGCTGCATGGAGGATCTGCTCTCTTTCAGCTTGCACCTGTTCGCGTAGCGCGTTGGCCTGCTGGCGGGCTTGAGCGAGGATCGTATCCCGAGACTTGAGCAGCTTCTCGGCCTCAGCTAGTTCGGTGGGCAGGTTGATGCGCACCCGGTCCAGGATGTCCAGAGCCTCTTCTTCATTGATGAAGGTCCGGCCTCCCAGGGGTAGGCGGGGGCTATCCAGGATCAGGCTCTCCAGGCGGTCCAGTTCCTTCTGAATACTCATTGCATTACTCCCTAAACTGTTCACGCAAATCGCGCTCGACATGGGGGGGGACCAAATGGCTGACCGGACCACCGAGGCGGGCAATCTGACGCACTGTCGAGCTACTTAAAAAACTGTACTCGGCTGCGGTCACCAGAAACACCGTCTCCGCCGCTTCACTCAAGGTCCGATTCGTCTGGGCCATCTGTAGCTCGTACTCGAAGTCCGAGACCGCCCTTAGCCCCCGAAGCAGCACCCGGCAGTCATGAGCGCGGGCAAATTCCACGGTCAGACCGTCGAAGCTATCGACGACCACATTGGGGAGGTGTACCGTAGCTTTCTCAATCTGGGCCTGACGCTGGGCGACCGAAAAGAGCGAGGATTTCCCGCTATCGATAGCCACCGCCACAATGACCCGCTCATAGAGGCGGCTAGCCCGCTCGATCAGGTCTAGATGGCCGAGGGTTATTGGGTCAAAGCTACCCGGATATAGCGCAATCACATCATCCAGGAAATGAGAATACGCTTCATTTTAAGCGGTTACGGCCAGTTGTACAGCTTGAGTTGGCTCAATTCCTGGCGCAAGCCTTCAGCCGAAGTGAACAGAATACCCTCCCAGCCCGTCTTCTGAGCGGCCAAGACATTGGGTTCACGGTCATCGATCAGAATAAACTTTCTGTCAGCATCCCGGCAGCGTTCGGCAAAAGCCTGGAAACAACGCTGGTCGGGTTTGCGCACGCCACAGGTATAGGAGACGACGTAACCGCTAAAAAAACGGTCCAGGTCGAGCTTGGTGCGGATGTGCTCAAACCACACGGGATAATTGGAGAGGACCCACAAGGGGTATCCCGCGTGCTTTAACTCCCCCAAGAGGGCTTCCATCCCTGGGACAAAGGCGTAGTACTGGTAAAAAATTTCGCGTAGTCCCAGTGGGTCCGCCAGCGTCCGCCCGCTCTCGGGTAAATAAAATTGGGACAGGAATGCCTCCTCAGCAATCCACCCGCGCTCAAAGTCGAGCCAACTTGTCGGGTGCTTTTCCCGGAGTAGCTCCTCCATGGTGGTTCCCAAATAACGGGGCAACGCTTCATAGAAAGGGTCAGTCACGACCGTATCCATGAGATCAAAGACCAACACCGCCATCTGTCTCTCTCGCTGCGCCCCGGATAATGGCACAATGGGACTGCGCCATTATCTCACCCCATGCAGGATCCCAAACCATTTCTCGAAGCCAATGTGGGCCGGTGGCTGTGCCAGCGCTCCAGCTATTACCTGGAGTTGGGCAAGGACCAGGGGGGTAAGCTGGAGATGACCGTCCAATGGCTGGAGCCCACGGACCCTATTGCGCAGCAACTCGCCCTAGACCCGACACAGACGCTAGGAGGCTTGACCCTTTCCTGGAAAGGTACCCTCGCGCTGGAAACCCGTCCCTATCTGGGCACCTCCACTTTTCTTCTCGCCCATCCACAGACAGGAGCGGGACTACTCTACGCCCTGCACGGACAAACTACCCTCCAAGGGCACTATCGGCTGGAGGGGGAGGCTTTGACCCTAATCCTGAATCAAGGCGAGTTTGCCAGTGAAGAGCGCATCTGGTTTGGTGGCCCCAATTTGCGCCTCAGAGCCCTCACCGTCAAGCGCGGCGGGGGGTGGAGCATGGTGAGCTTCTTCTCCGAAATCCGGGCTCAGCCCCCCGCAGATAACTAGCTGCCCAAACTAGCGGGCAGCCATCGCCGTGGCATCTGAGGTGAGCGCCGCCCGGTCCTCTTCTCCAGTACGTACACGCACCACTCGGCTCACCGGCATGACGAAGATCTTGCCATCCCCCACTGTGCCGGTACGGGCTACTGCGACAATGCGGTCTACCAGCAAGTTGGTGACCTCATCAGGAACTACGACTTCGATCTTGAGCTTTTTGAGGAAACTGACTTCGTAGTGCGCCCCCCGATAGCTGTATTTATTGCCCCGCTGCCGTCCAAAGCCCAGAACTTCGGTTACAGTCATGCCGCTAATGCCATGTTCGAGCAGGGTGCTACGCACCTCGGATAGCTTTTCGGGACGGATGATGGCTTCAATCTTGTTCATGGGTGCATCTCTCTAGGTCTAGGTATGGGCATGCTGATCCCGCATGGCTCCTCTTTTTATTCTACTATTCAGTAGCATATGCTACATAAAGCCCTTGTAAATATTTGCGTAGAGGGCGTGTATTCCTGAATACCGAAAGGGCGGGGACTGTGATCCCGGATCCGGGCCGCGCTCTACAATAAAAGTAAGGGTCTACTAAGGAGGTGTGCCATGCGCTCCCCGTCCAGCATCAGCCCTGTCTCAGTCTATATTTTCTTCCTGTGTGTTTGGTTGAGCCTCATCTTGCTGTTGATGCAGCTTCTGTTTACCTTGCCGGTCGTCTAAGCTTCAACGCGCAGCACTCCCCGTTGCCACAGGAGGCGTGGATGTATAAGAAGATTTTGGTGGCGATAGACCGCTCCGCGCATAGTCTGGCTGCTTTTGAGGCTGCATTGCACCAAGCGCTTCAGAGCACGGCGGAGTTAGTGCTCTTGGGGGTTGTGGAGGTTCCGGTTTTGGTCGATACAGCTGGACTCTACGTCCAATCCTACACCAGTCAGTTATTGGAGGTTCAAGAGGAACAGCGCCGGTCTTTGGAGCGGTTTCTTGACGAACTGGAAGAACGAGCGCTTCGTGTGCAGGTCCGGGTAACCCGTCTACAACCGGTAGGTTCGCCCGGTCCTATCATCTGCGCTGAAGCCCGCAGACAAGGCACGGACCTCATTGTGCTAGGCCGACGTGGACTCAGCGGGCTCAAGGAGTTCTTGCTGGGCAGTGTCAGCAACTATGTGGTCCACCATGCGCTGTGTACGGTGCTGGTTGTTCAGGGCACAGGGGTCTCTTCAGAAGAACATTCCTTGCTGCACCGCAACGCAGTCCAGGACTAGGTCAGTCGCTCATCAGGAAAATCCGTGGTCGTATATCGTCTTCATCCGTCCATTCCCAATAGCGGACGAGGATTTGATAGACCATGATCCCCGTCTCACCCTCTCCGAACAAGATGTACTGCCAGGATTGGGAGGCCATATTTTTGCGGGTGAGCCCCAAAAACAGGGAGATAGGGTCGATTAATTCGCTCAGATAAGCGATGGCATTGGCTAGAGCGACCGCCCCTTCGACTTCGACGGTATAGTCCTCCCCGTTGCGGCGTACTTGGACTCTGAGGCCGCTCAGGAAGTCGCTGCGGTCGTCGCGCAAGGTGACGTGCATAAAAGCAAAAGGACCTTTGACGTTGTAGTACTTGCAGATCTGCTCGCGTTTGCGGGCGCGGCTCACCGGATCATTGCTGATGAGCGGGACCAGACAGACGCGGCGTTGGCGTAACTCCGGCCAGATTTCGATGGTGGGGTCATCGGCCAAAGCAACTTGCTCGACCCGTAGTTCTGTGGAGCGCTGCCAGCGTGAAACGCCTCCGATAATGAGGATAGCGGCAATAAAGATAGTAGCAATGATGATCCCATCCGGGCGTTCGCGGATATTTTCCAAGAAGGTATAAGTAAAGACAGCCGTGACTACCCAGAAGTAGCGGTTTAACAGACGTAGTTTGCCCGAGCCCGTCTCGCGGGCCTCGCGCCCCAGCGCCAAGGAAACAGCGACAGAGGCAGAAACAATCAAGGCCAGGACCCCGGTGGCATAGGCACCGCCTTGAGCTTCTACATCCGCCTTAAAGATCATCGTCACCAAGAAGTTGATAGCAAGCAAGACCAGGACCAGGGGCCGATTATAGTTGACCCAGGCCGGGACCATCCCAAAGCGTGGCAAGTAGCGCGGGATGAGATTGAGCATCCCAGCCATCGCTGAAGCCCCGGCGAACCAGAGAATAGCAATGGTCGAGAGGTCGTAGACGGACCCAAAGACATCCCCCAGTAGTCTATGGCCCAGATACGACAAAGCCCGCCCTGACGCTGCACCCCCCTCGGCATAGTCACTCGCGGGGATGAGCAAGGTAGTGACGAAACTCGAGGTCATCAAAAGCCCACTCATGAGCACTGCCGCACTGATGAGTAAGGAGCGGGTGCCCCGCACACGGCCCTCGGGCACCGCCGCAGTTATATCTTCGGGGTCGCCCTTGACTTGGGGCATGACCGATACCCCGGTCTCAAAGCCACTCAAGCCCAGCGCCAGTTTTGGAAACGTGAGTCCAGCAAAAATCAACAACGCCGTCCAGTCGCCCTTGAGCGCGAGGGCTGTTTGCCAGTTAGCAAAGGCTTCGGGATGCTGGGCAATCTCGCTAAAACTGCGGACCAGCACAACGATATTGAGCAGAATATAGGGCACCCCCACAATGACCGCGACGCCAACCGCCTCCGAGAAACCCAACAGGAAGACCACAGCCAACACCGTCAGTAAAAAGAGGGTGATGGGTATTGGGAAAGCAGCGAAATAAGGCTCCAGGAAGGGATTGTGGACGACATGTTCGGCGGCGTCGGAGGCTGAGAGCGTCATCGTAATAATAAAATCGGTACTGGCAAAGCCGAGTAGTGCCAGGACGAAGAGTTTCCCGCCCCAGCCCGGAATGAGTTTCTCTAGCATGGCAATAGAGCCCTGACCGATAAAAGACCGGCGGGCGACCTGCATGTAGACGGGTAAGGCTCCACCCAAGGTGACCAGAATCAACAGCAGGGTCGCCAGAGGAGAGATAGCCCCAGCAGCGAGCAGGGCAATCCCAGGCTGATAGCCCAGGGTCGAGAAATAATCCACCCCAGTGAGCCAGAACACTGCATACCAGGGCTTGGTCTCGCCCTCGTGGTGGTGCCCCCCCTGAGGGCCACCCTTCTTCAACCATTTACCCAATGGGTCCGTAGGTTGCGAATTTGCCTCAACGGGCAAAAGCGGAATTGTTTTTAAGGGTGGTGATTGCATGGGTAGCGGGTTGGGTTAGTTTCCTTAGTCTATAAAACATTTTTGGGGGCAGCACGACTCTGTTGGCTCCGGTTCAGGAAAAGGGCACGAATTTTCCCTGGACGATACGGAAAATTTGGAAGGGGGCTTTGACCAGATCGCCCTTGGAATCAAAAGTAAAAGTGCCGCCCAAGCCAGGGAAGTCTTTGGTTTGGGCGACGCGCTCGAGCACTGCTTGGCGCTCAGGCCAGTCCTGACTCGTAGCAGCAGCCAATAAAATCCGCGTAGCATCGTAGGCATAGGGGGAGTAAGGACCGGGCTCTTGAGCATTGGTCTTGCGGTACGCAGCGGTAAAATTCGCATCAGACACCTGAGCAACGCTGCTGACATAAATTCGGTCGGTTTGCCTGCCCAAAATTTGGATAAAGCGCTCAATTTTGACGCCATCTCCAGCTAGGACCGATGCCGTGAGCCCCACTTCACGCGCCTGATTGACCAAGAGCCCCGCCTCGGTATAGACGCCACCAAAAAAAAGCAGATCGGGCTTAAAGCCCTTAATTCGCGTGAGCGTAGCCCGGAAGTCCTTGTCTCCTTGGGCAATCCCCGCGAACAAAACCACCCGTGCACCCCCCGCGACCATGGTCGAGTTGAACACTTGTGCCAGCCCCTGTCCATAGGCGGTTTTATCGTGCAGGATGGCGACTGTCCTGGTTTTGAGCCGCTTCAGCGCAAAATCAGCGAGGACCCGGCCTTGTTGATCATCGCGTCCTGCGACCCGAAACACATTGTGGAAGCCCTGCTCCGTCAAAAGTGGACTGGTGCTAGCAGGGGTGATCATAGCTAGACCCGCCCGCTGATAAATAGCAGAGGCAGGCAAGGAAGCCCCAGAATTGGCGTGCCCGATGACCCCCACAAGACCGGGAGTATTGACCAGCTTTTGGGCGACGATCACCGCCTGCCGGGGGTCGGCTTGGTCGTCTGCTGGCACCAGTTCTACCCTCCGTCCAGCGAGCCCGCCTTGGGCATTGGCCTCAGCCACCGCCAGCTTGGCACCGCCCAGCACATCGTCCCCAAAAGCCGCATTGGGACCGGATAGTGGAGCAGCCACACCGATGAGGACTTGGCTTGATTTGCTAGCTGCGCAGGCCGTCAAGCCGAAGGCAAGCAGCAGCGCGAGGAGCGTCAGGCGCACAGTTCTTTACGGTAGCAGCGACCGCCACTGAGATAGGGGTGAAAGACTTCCAGAAAGTGCTGCCGCAAGGTCCCATAAAACTTAGCTACAGTCTGGGGTTGCTCCCGATAATCCAGATGGAAGGGATATTCCCGGTCAAATCCCTGGAAGAAATACCAATTGGTGACAAGGCACCCCCCGGTCTGCAAGGAGTCATAGAACTGGAGCAGTTGCGCACTGGGGTCGGGTAGGTGCTCCAAGACATCAAAGCACAAGATGGTATCAAAGGACTCCTCAGCTAAGACAGCAGCTTGACAGATGATTTTATCGGTCAGGCCCAACTGACTGGCTCGATATTCCACAAACGCTTGATGTCTGGGGTTGATATCGCAGTAGACGACCTGCGTCACCTTTGGACACTGCGCCGCTGCCAAGGAATGCGTCCCAATCCCGCCTCCGAAATCCAAGACCCGCCCCTGAGCGAAATCAGCCACAAGGCGCACCGTATTACCGATATAGTCCTGGGGATTGGTCAGGTGCCATGCGGCGAGGTCGAAGAAATAAGCATCGCCCACATGGCTTCCATAAAACTGAGTCCACCGGTCCCAACTGAAGTCCCGCTGCCCCAATTGCGCCAAGGCCCGACAGCCGGACTCCAGGAGCGGCGTGAGTTGAGCTGTTTCCAGGCCCAAAAACTCCTGGAGATGGAGCTTTAGGGCGAAGGCATCTTGCCAGAATTCGTTGAGAAAAAGAGGACTCGGAGCAATTCCCATAAATCTTCCCTGGGGCTGAAGCATCAGAAATGGCTTTATGATTGTATCAGGGGCAGTAGGAACCGTTTACGACCTGCTTCGAGCTACACTAAAAAAACACCAGGAGCAGGGCATGAAGCACGTACGGTGGTTGGTTCTTTTAGTATTGGCAGGGCCGCCGGTAGCGGCACAGCCCGAGCTGGTTCAAGCTATCGGTCAGGCGGACGAAGCCTCGTCTCATCAAGATCTCACCGCCTTGATGCGTTTTTATAGCCCTGATTTCAAAAATAACGACGGACTGGACAAAACCCAACTTGCCGAAGCGCTGACCAACCTCTGGAAGAACCTCAAGACTCCTGTCTATAAGACGGAAGTTTTAGAGATCAAGCCCCAAGACTCCGGTATCGCTCTAGCCCACACCCGCACCCAGGTGACGGGGCGCTGGCAGCAAGACCATTTCGCTTTTGACCTGACCAGTTCGCTAGAAGCTGAGAGTAGCTGGAAAAAAGAGGGCAATAGCTGGAAACTAATCAGCCAGACCGTCCAGACCGAGCGCACGGAGATCAAGAACGGGGAAGAGCCGCCCCAGACTAGTCTCAACATCCCAGCCACCGTCAAGGCGGGCAAGAACTATGAACTCGAAGCCATCCTGACCAAACCTTTGGACGAGTATGTCCTAGGTGGGATCAAGCAGTTCAAGGCGGGGGCTACCTCCCCAGAAGCGGTGGACCTCGGGGGGCTCCAATCGGGGGGGTTCTTCAAGAAGAACAGCGTCCCCAGCCTTAAAGAAGACCAATTGGTCACCTTGGGCTTTGTCCAGGGCAACGGGATGTACTTCGTGACCCAGCGCATCAAAGTTAATTAAGCTTTTTATTGAGCGTATTGCCAAAGAAGCAAGTGTTGTTCAATCCTGCAAAGCTTCCTGCAAAGCCTCCAGGCAACGCGCCGCACGCGGATGTTGGGGGTCAAGTAAGAGCGCCCGTCGCCAGGAGGCTACCGCTTGAGGCCAATCCTCGGTCAGAGCGGCTAGGCGACCGGCTAAGTCATGAAAATCAGCACTCCGTTGATGTAGCGCCAAGGCTTGAGCGTTGGCGGTCTGTGCTGCGGAGTAGCGCTCTTGATCGAGCAGATTAAGGGCTTGACGATAGTGCCAGAGCGCCCGGTCATGGACCTGAATCAAGGCTGCGAGGTCAGCGCCACAGCGCCGACAGGTAAATCCTTCACCATGGGGGCGATAGACCGCCCGACATACTGGACAGTCCATGGCTATTCGCTGCGCGTGCTGGTGTAATACAAGAAATCTTCTAACTCAATGCGCAACTGAACCAACGCAACTTCTTGGTCAAGGCGCACAGCTTCCTGAATACGCATAAGCAGGTCTTGCAATGCTTCTACCTGCTCTGACTCCAGGGTTGACAGCAGGTGATGGGCTTGTTGGATCAGACCACCCATCTCTCCTTCTATGACCGGAGCTTCTTCAGACGCAAGGTCCGTTTCTAGTGCTTCAAGTTCATGGTCCTTGAAAAGCACTTCTAGGTCAGATCTAGCCTGGAGAAGTTCATGGCTTGAGCGCCGACGGGTCGAAGTGTTGCTGACCATCAGGGAATTTTGCTGGCCTTGGCCCTT encodes:
- a CDS encoding Mo-dependent nitrogenase C-terminal domain-containing protein is translated as MNSVMSVQYTASQIAIWLRGLLTIAWADGNFDSSEQDIIEALLLPEHPLLRTPLEPVSPAELATELGSTSDLTEDFLRTAVMVALADGVYSASEDRLLQQFCTALGYPVAVLDTLRPTSCEVAEQRAHPAASPLRPPAHPKADVLQPVRDWLDGLEIKDPRVAHFLCQLIPGQCPFERDVVLFGRQIVHIPPLCKLNPLYEQLAGIRFRALCYLADTCGEDVSPYC
- the coaD gene encoding pantetheine-phosphate adenylyltransferase; this translates as MIALYPGSFDPITLGHLDLIERASRLYERVIVAVAIDSGKSSLFSVAQRQAQIEKATVHLPNVVVDSFDGLTVEFARAHDCRVLLRGLRAVSDFEYELQMAQTNRTLSEAAETVFLVTAAEYSFLSSSTVRQIARLGGPVSHLVPPHVERDLREQFRE
- a CDS encoding HAD family hydrolase, with the protein product MAVLVFDLMDTVVTDPFYEALPRYLGTTMEELLREKHPTSWLDFERGWIAEEAFLSQFYLPESGRTLADPLGLREIFYQYYAFVPGMEALLGELKHAGYPLWVLSNYPVWFEHIRTKLDLDRFFSGYVVSYTCGVRKPDQRCFQAFAERCRDADRKFILIDDREPNVLAAQKTGWEGILFTSAEGLRQELSQLKLYNWP
- a CDS encoding phycobiliprotein lyase — encoded protein: MQDPKPFLEANVGRWLCQRSSYYLELGKDQGGKLEMTVQWLEPTDPIAQQLALDPTQTLGGLTLSWKGTLALETRPYLGTSTFLLAHPQTGAGLLYALHGQTTLQGHYRLEGEALTLILNQGEFASEERIWFGGPNLRLRALTVKRGGGWSMVSFFSEIRAQPPADN
- a CDS encoding P-II family nitrogen regulator, whose translation is MNKIEAIIRPEKLSEVRSTLLEHGISGMTVTEVLGFGRQRGNKYSYRGAHYEVSFLKKLKIEVVVPDEVTNLLVDRIVAVARTGTVGDGKIFVMPVSRVVRVRTGEEDRAALTSDATAMAAR
- a CDS encoding universal stress protein — translated: MYKKILVAIDRSAHSLAAFEAALHQALQSTAELVLLGVVEVPVLVDTAGLYVQSYTSQLLEVQEEQRRSLERFLDELEERALRVQVRVTRLQPVGSPGPIICAEARRQGTDLIVLGRRGLSGLKEFLLGSVSNYVVHHALCTVLVVQGTGVSSEEHSLLHRNAVQD
- a CDS encoding APC family permease gives rise to the protein MQSPPLKTIPLLPVEANSQPTDPLGKWLKKGGPQGGHHHEGETKPWYAVFWLTGVDYFSTLGYQPGIALLAAGAISPLATLLLILVTLGGALPVYMQVARRSFIGQGSIAMLEKLIPGWGGKLFVLALLGFASTDFIITMTLSASDAAEHVVHNPFLEPYFAAFPIPITLFLLTVLAVVFLLGFSEAVGVAVIVGVPYILLNIVVLVRSFSEIAQHPEAFANWQTALALKGDWTALLIFAGLTFPKLALGLSGFETGVSVMPQVKGDPEDITAAVPEGRVRGTRSLLISAAVLMSGLLMTSSFVTTLLIPASDYAEGGAASGRALSYLGHRLLGDVFGSVYDLSTIAILWFAGASAMAGMLNLIPRYLPRFGMVPAWVNYNRPLVLVLLAINFLVTMIFKADVEAQGGAYATGVLALIVSASVAVSLALGREARETGSGKLRLLNRYFWVVTAVFTYTFLENIRERPDGIIIATIFIAAILIIGGVSRWQRSTELRVEQVALADDPTIEIWPELRQRRVCLVPLISNDPVSRARKREQICKYYNVKGPFAFMHVTLRDDRSDFLSGLRVQVRRNGEDYTVEVEGAVALANAIAYLSELIDPISLFLGLTRKNMASQSWQYILFGEGETGIMVYQILVRYWEWTDEDDIRPRIFLMSD
- a CDS encoding branched-chain amino acid ABC transporter substrate-binding protein; amino-acid sequence: MRLTLLALLLAFGLTACAASKSSQVLIGVAAPLSGPNAAFGDDVLGGAKLAVAEANAQGGLAGRRVELVPADDQADPRQAVIVAQKLVNTPGLVGVIGHANSGASLPASAIYQRAGLAMITPASTSPLLTEQGFHNVFRVAGRDDQQGRVLADFALKRLKTRTVAILHDKTAYGQGLAQVFNSTMVAGGARVVLFAGIAQGDKDFRATLTRIKGFKPDLLFFGGVYTEAGLLVNQAREVGLTASVLAGDGVKIERFIQILGRQTDRIYVSSVAQVSDANFTAAYRKTNAQEPGPYSPYAYDATRILLAAATSQDWPERQAVLERVAQTKDFPGLGGTFTFDSKGDLVKAPFQIFRIVQGKFVPFS
- a CDS encoding class I SAM-dependent methyltransferase, whose translation is MGIAPSPLFLNEFWQDAFALKLHLQEFLGLETAQLTPLLESGCRALAQLGQRDFSWDRWTQFYGSHVGDAYFFDLAAWHLTNPQDYIGNTVRLVADFAQGRVLDFGGGIGTHSLAAAQCPKVTQVVYCDINPRHQAFVEYRASQLGLTDKIICQAAVLAEESFDTILCFDVLEHLPDPSAQLLQFYDSLQTGGCLVTNWYFFQGFDREYPFHLDYREQPQTVAKFYGTLRQHFLEVFHPYLSGGRCYRKELCA
- a CDS encoding nuclear transport factor 2 family protein, translating into MKHVRWLVLLVLAGPPVAAQPELVQAIGQADEASSHQDLTALMRFYSPDFKNNDGLDKTQLAEALTNLWKNLKTPVYKTEVLEIKPQDSGIALAHTRTQVTGRWQQDHFAFDLTSSLEAESSWKKEGNSWKLISQTVQTERTEIKNGEEPPQTSLNIPATVKAGKNYELEAILTKPLDEYVLGGIKQFKAGATSPEAVDLGGLQSGGFFKKNSVPSLKEDQLVTLGFVQGNGMYFVTQRIKVN